One genomic segment of Deinococcus aestuarii includes these proteins:
- a CDS encoding ABC transporter ATP-binding protein, with protein MTRPRPAPPAPPDALTPRQRAADLLQTLRLVWLASPRHSLTYAATSLAASALPAANLYVGKLLLDEVARAAQGGVTYRALLALLGVQVALGVFGSLLSTVQGAAQQLLGDSLQHGVSRRILDKASGMSVEAFEHAETYDQLQQAYREVGSRPLGVATQLVGLAGAVVTLVSVGALMARLGVWVLPLVLLASLPGVWVSNKFGVENYRMLRWQTHDARVQNYLGGLLTSDGLVKEVRLFGFEPYLLRRWRDYYLGFRRQLEDIIRRRSRWGFGAALASALLTGLASALILRRAAAGEITVGDFSIFVLGIAQVQGTVAGLLNGVSGIYQNLLYMRNLFDFLEKPGRDLDAGEEWQGNIETVEFQDVGFRYPLTDRDVLRGVSFTVRRGEALALVGENGAGKTTLVKLLTRLFEPTGGRILLNGLDASRFSPRSVQRQMSIIFQDYGQYQMSARENVAIAEVGRLEDGPRVEGAVRQAGAAFVDTLPQGIDTPLGRLFQGGRQLSGGQWQRLALARLYFRDASVLVFDEPTAALDARAEFETIEALRAQAGERITVLISHRFSTVRLADRIVLLEGGVVTEAGSHAELIARGGQYAALYALQARGYAAGAGEAAR; from the coding sequence ATGACCCGTCCCCGCCCCGCCCCGCCCGCGCCCCCCGACGCCCTGACCCCCCGGCAGCGGGCCGCCGACCTGCTCCAGACGCTGCGGTTGGTGTGGCTCGCCAGCCCCCGGCACAGCCTGACCTACGCGGCCACCAGCCTCGCCGCGAGCGCCCTGCCCGCCGCGAACCTGTACGTGGGCAAGCTGCTGCTCGACGAGGTGGCCCGCGCGGCGCAGGGGGGCGTGACGTACCGGGCGCTCCTCGCCTTGCTGGGGGTGCAGGTCGCGCTGGGGGTGTTCGGCAGCCTGCTCTCCACCGTGCAGGGGGCGGCCCAGCAGCTCCTCGGCGACAGCCTCCAGCACGGGGTCAGCCGCCGCATCCTCGACAAGGCGTCGGGCATGAGCGTGGAGGCCTTCGAGCACGCCGAGACCTACGACCAGTTGCAGCAGGCCTACCGCGAGGTGGGCTCCCGGCCCCTGGGGGTGGCGACCCAGCTCGTCGGGCTGGCGGGCGCCGTCGTCACGCTGGTGTCGGTCGGCGCCCTGATGGCGCGGCTGGGCGTGTGGGTGCTGCCCCTCGTGCTGCTGGCGAGCCTGCCGGGCGTGTGGGTGAGCAACAAGTTCGGCGTGGAGAACTACCGGATGCTGCGCTGGCAGACCCACGACGCGCGGGTACAGAACTACCTCGGCGGGCTGCTGACCTCGGACGGGCTCGTGAAGGAGGTGCGGCTCTTCGGCTTCGAGCCCTACCTGCTGCGGCGCTGGCGCGACTACTACCTGGGCTTCCGGCGGCAACTGGAGGACATCATTCGCCGCCGCTCGCGCTGGGGCTTCGGGGCGGCCCTGGCCTCGGCGCTGCTGACCGGGCTGGCGAGCGCCCTGATCCTGCGCCGCGCCGCCGCCGGGGAGATCACGGTGGGCGATTTCAGCATCTTCGTCCTGGGAATCGCGCAGGTGCAGGGGACGGTCGCGGGGCTGCTGAACGGGGTCAGCGGCATCTACCAGAACCTGCTGTACATGCGCAACCTCTTCGACTTTCTGGAGAAACCCGGGCGTGACCTCGACGCGGGGGAGGAGTGGCAGGGAAACATCGAGACGGTCGAGTTTCAGGACGTGGGCTTCCGCTATCCCCTCACCGACCGCGACGTGCTGCGCGGGGTGAGCTTCACCGTCCGCCGGGGCGAGGCGCTGGCCCTCGTGGGCGAGAACGGGGCGGGGAAGACCACCCTGGTCAAGCTGCTGACCCGGCTCTTCGAGCCGACCGGCGGGCGCATCCTGCTCAATGGCCTGGACGCCTCGCGCTTCTCGCCCCGCAGCGTGCAGCGGCAGATGAGCATCATCTTTCAGGACTACGGCCAGTACCAGATGAGCGCCCGCGAGAACGTGGCGATTGCCGAGGTGGGCCGCCTGGAGGACGGGCCGCGCGTCGAGGGCGCCGTGCGGCAGGCCGGGGCCGCCTTCGTGGACACGCTGCCGCAGGGGATCGACACGCCGCTGGGGCGGCTCTTCCAGGGCGGGCGGCAGCTCTCGGGGGGGCAGTGGCAGCGCCTCGCCCTGGCGCGGCTGTATTTCCGGGACGCTTCCGTCCTGGTGTTCGACGAGCCCACCGCCGCCCTCGACGCGCGGGCCGAGTTCGAGACCATCGAGGCGTTGCGGGCGCAGGCCGGGGAGCGCATCACCGTCCTGATCTCGCACCGCTTCTCCACCGTCCGGCTCGCCGACCGGATCGTCCTGCTGGAGGGCGGCGTGGTGACGGAAGCGGGCAGCCACGCCGAGCTGATCGCCCGGGGCGGTCAGTACGCGGCCCTCTACGCCCTCCAGGCGCGCGGCTACGCGGCGGGGGCTGGGGAGGCGGCGCGCTGA
- a CDS encoding TetR/AcrR family transcriptional regulator, with product MTELKGFRTPQQDRSRQSFERVLEAATELLGEKGYEQLTLAEVSQRAGVSTGSIYGRVRGKEDLLDAVQVHILERVERQQTELLDAIRAERLPFDALVVQMVTALGEFLRAQANLLRPLMARAPSNPTVATLGKRSFHKLKRGWADTLLDHRAEIGHPRPEHAVDACFSLAYAAFARYLGLGSAADVAGEGDWDELGRDLGEMSVLFLRYRMTP from the coding sequence ATGACGGAGTTGAAGGGCTTTCGCACACCACAGCAAGACCGCAGCCGCCAGTCGTTCGAGCGGGTGCTGGAGGCCGCGACCGAGCTGCTCGGGGAGAAGGGCTACGAGCAGCTCACGCTGGCGGAGGTCAGCCAGCGCGCGGGGGTGTCCACCGGCTCGATCTACGGGCGGGTGCGCGGCAAGGAGGACCTGCTCGACGCGGTGCAGGTGCACATTCTGGAACGGGTCGAGCGGCAGCAGACCGAGCTGCTGGACGCGATTCGCGCCGAGCGCCTGCCCTTCGACGCCCTGGTCGTCCAGATGGTGACGGCGCTGGGCGAGTTCCTGAGGGCCCAGGCCAACCTCCTGCGTCCCCTGATGGCGCGGGCCCCCTCCAACCCCACCGTCGCCACCCTGGGCAAGCGCTCCTTCCACAAGCTGAAACGGGGCTGGGCCGACACCCTGCTCGACCACCGCGCCGAGATCGGTCATCCCCGGCCCGAGCACGCGGTGGACGCCTGCTTCTCGCTCGCCTACGCCGCCTTCGCCCGCTACCTGGGCCTGGGCTCGGCGGCCGACGTGGCGGGCGAGGGCGACTGGGACGAACTGGGGCGCGACCTCGGCGAGATGAGCGTGCTGTTCTTGCGCTACCGGATGACGCCCTGA
- a CDS encoding LLM class flavin-dependent oxidoreductase codes for MRFSVFLVGRSTAPEQDRAIIGALTEHAREAEALGYDAVFMPDHHFTGYAPMSSDPFVFAAYLAGQLKRMHFGMSVTTVPLHHPVRFAERVNLLDQLTGGRLLVGIGSGTTPEEMIGFGVNYKETSRIAQENLDIAERLWQKAVDDDPVQFDTGHYKGAVIQRIVPAPYGERHAPLMSVALRESSALRAAQSGYPAFIPAFTPPKIGGTEPFTHVQKYFKVYRDALLAAGHPEEVVRSALSWTTHTYQCVHVAETDEQAREELEVILRGYQAAIDREMVYNKRAEEISDVKIHGTPDALSEDWIGTWCLYGSPETVRAHLQEYRDLGIGNVLMGFTNGPLTDERLRLGRQSMRLFAERVMPHFKAQERVGVGA; via the coding sequence ATGCGCTTTTCCGTCTTTCTCGTCGGCCGTTCCACCGCACCCGAACAGGACCGCGCCATCATCGGGGCGCTGACCGAGCACGCCCGGGAGGCCGAGGCGCTGGGCTACGACGCCGTGTTCATGCCCGACCACCACTTCACCGGGTACGCCCCGATGTCGAGCGATCCCTTCGTGTTCGCGGCGTACCTGGCGGGCCAGCTCAAGAGGATGCACTTCGGCATGTCGGTCACCACGGTGCCCCTGCACCACCCGGTGCGCTTCGCCGAACGGGTCAACCTGCTCGACCAGCTCACCGGGGGGAGACTGCTGGTCGGCATCGGCAGCGGCACCACACCCGAGGAGATGATCGGCTTCGGGGTGAATTACAAGGAAACGTCCCGCATCGCCCAGGAGAACCTCGACATCGCCGAGCGGCTGTGGCAGAAGGCGGTGGACGACGACCCCGTGCAGTTCGACACCGGGCACTACAAGGGGGCGGTCATCCAGCGCATCGTTCCCGCGCCCTACGGCGAGCGGCACGCGCCCCTGATGAGCGTGGCCCTGCGCGAGTCGAGCGCCCTGCGCGCGGCCCAGAGCGGCTACCCGGCCTTCATCCCCGCCTTCACGCCGCCCAAGATCGGGGGCACCGAGCCCTTCACCCACGTGCAGAAATACTTCAAGGTGTACCGAGACGCTCTGCTGGCCGCCGGTCATCCTGAAGAGGTGGTGCGCTCCGCGCTCTCGTGGACCACCCACACCTACCAGTGCGTGCATGTCGCCGAGACGGACGAGCAGGCGCGTGAGGAACTGGAGGTGATTCTGAGGGGCTACCAGGCGGCCATCGACCGCGAGATGGTCTACAACAAGCGCGCCGAGGAGATCAGCGACGTGAAAATCCACGGAACGCCGGACGCCCTGAGCGAGGACTGGATCGGGACGTGGTGCCTGTACGGCAGCCCGGAGACGGTGCGGGCGCACCTTCAGGAGTACCGGGACCTCGGGATCGGCAACGTGTTGATGGGCTTTACCAACGGGCCGCTGACCGACGAGCGTTTGCGGCTGGGGCGGCAGTCCATGCGGCTGTTCGCCGAGCGGGTCATGCCGCACTTCAAGGCGCAGGAGCGGGTCGGAGTCGGCGCGTGA